Part of the Leptolyngbya sp. BL0902 genome, CCCTGCCCTTGCCCTAGTAATGCCATAGACGCCGTTTAGAGGACTTTAAATCATGCAACGTTCTGCCACCAGTTCCGGCCTCACCACCCCTGTACACACCACCCAACCCCCCGAAGCCGAATTTGACCAATGGGCCAAAGCGGTTCGTCAGCAAATGGTGGCCGCCCTCAAACGTCGCGGCAGAGCCTAGTTGGCATTGGGCAGCGCAGGGCCTAACCCGTCGCTCAACCAGGCCGCTTACTGATGGGACTAGGACTGGATGCTATGGCCGCAGGGGCGGTGCCGCACCTGGGGCACAGTGCTATCGACAAAGGCGTTGGGATCAACGTTAGTACAACTCATACTTCATCCACTGGCAGGGGATAGACCCGTTATGCACGGCCCAGCGCTGGGCCGATTTGAGCCCAATGGTGCGGGCCAATTCCTTGTTGCCACTGAGGACAAAGGCGGTCCAGCCCTTGAAGCGCTGTTTAAGCACGTCTCCCAGCAGGCGATAAAAGGCCGCCAGATCCTCATCCTGGCCCAGACGCTCGCCGTAGGGTGGGTTGCAGAGCAGATAGCCCTGATCGGCAGGAGCCGCCAGGTCTTCGAGTTCCTGCACAAAAAACTCGATCTGATCCGCCAAGCCACAGCGTTCGGCGTTGCCCTGGGCCTGTTGAATGACGGATTCATCCCGATCACAGCCCCAGATTAGGGGCTTGAGTTCCCCACCATGGCTGGCATCGGCCTCTTGGCAAAGGTCATCCCATAGGTCGGCGTCAAAATCCGGCCAGGTTTGGAAGCCAAAGGATTCGCGAAATAGTCCCGGCGCAATGCCCAAAGCCGCCAGACTCGCCTCCAGGGGCAACGTTCCTGATCCACAGAGGGGATCAATCAGCGGCACATCGCCTGTCCAGCCCGTCCACTGCACCAAAGCCGCCGCTAGGGTTTCTTTGAGCGGAGCCGCCCCCACCGCCGCCCGATAGCCCCGCCGATGCAGGCTGTGACCAGAGCTATCCAGGCTCACCGTATAACGATCCCGTTCTAAATGCACATTCACCCGCACATCGGGCTGGTGGGCATCCACGCTAGACCGTTCGCCCCAGTGCTCTCGCTGCTGGTCAACAATGGCGTTTTTAACTTGCAGGGCAGTGAAGTGGCTGTGGTTGAGACGACGGTGCTGCCCTGACACATCCACCGCCAGGGTGCGATCGGGGGGTAGGTAGGGTCGCCAGTCGATCTTCTGGATGCCCTGGTACAAATCTTCGGCATCCACGCAGGGGCCATCCCCCAACCGCACCAGCACCCGAAAGGCCAGCCGCGACCACAGGTTGGCTCGATACAGCAGGCCCAAGTCCCCCTGAAAGGCCACCCCACAGAACCCTTCCTCCACCGCCTGTGCCCCCAGAGACGCCAACTCCGCCGCCGCCAAAGCCTCTAGCCCACGGGCAACGGTGGCAAAATACTGGGACATCGCACAACAGCCAAAAACAGCAGGGGGATAGGGTCTAGTGTTTTGTTAAGACCCGTTCCTGGGATACAACCAGGGAACAAAACCTAGGTTATTCTAGTGATAATCTTTAGCGGTGACTAGGACGGGTTTTCGTCCAGGTCACGGTATGGAGTGGGTACAGCTTACCCCACATTATCTCTGTCGAATTCTTGGAGGAACGACTTATTTCTAAGACTCAACTGGTCAATCGGCAAATTCGGTCGCCTCAGGTGCTCCTGATCGACCATGAAAACCAAAATCAAGGTCTGGTAGATACCCGCGATGCGCTGAAGCTGGCGGAGGAACAGGGGCTTGATTTGGTGGTGGTCTCCAACGGCAAAGATGCCCCTGTCGCCAAAATTCTGGATTACGGCAAGCTTCAGTATCAGCAGAGCAAGCGACAGAAGCAAAGCTCCAAGCCCTCGCTGAAGGAAGTCAAACTCCGTCCCAACGTGGGCGAGTCAGACTATCAACTTCGCATCAAGCGCACGGTGGAGTGGCTGTCTAAGGGAGACTCCGTGAAGTTTATTGTGCGGCTACGGGGCCGCGAGCACCAGCACCGTGACCGGGCTGGGGAACTCTTAGATCGGATTGTGCAGGACATCGGCGATGCCGGAAAAGTCCAGGCCCTCGATAAGCGTGCCCTGGTGCTGATGATTACTCCGGCCTAGAAACACCGCTGGCGCAAGACATGTCCCGGCGGGGGCTAGGGGTCGGTTGATCTAGGTCTGACGGGATTGATAGCACCCCAGCATAGCTGCCTGTTGCCTGGAAGTGTGTTGGCGCAGGCCCTAGCTGGCCGCTAGGTCGGGTGGGGTTAGGTATCCCAGCCAGCAATGGTGGCCACCTGCTGCCACACTTGTAGGGGGTCGAAGGGTTTGGCAATGACCCCAGCTACCCCTAGCTGACCAAAGCGGGCTTGGTCGCTGGGGAGGACGCGGGCCGTCAGCAGAATCACCGGAATGTGGGAGGTGGCGGGGTTGGCCCGGAGGTTCTCCACGACGGTGACGCCATCGAGGTCGGGCATAGACACATCGAGGACAATGGCATCCCAGGGGTACTGCTGGGCTAGTTCCAGACCTGCGTGGCCAGAGTGGGCTCCGGCGGTGTGCCAGCCGCCAAATTCCTCCAGAGACAGGCAGACTACATCACGAATGTCGGCCTCGTCGTCAATGACGAGAATGTGTTTAGCCATGGGGGGGGATGGGTAGGGTGAAGTAGAAGGTACTCCCAGATCCAACGGTACTCTCCACCCAGATGTCTCCACCGTGCTGGGTGATGATATTTTTGCAGATGGCTAATCCTAACCCGGTTCCCCCCCTCCGGCGTGAGTCGGACACGTCTATCTGGTGGAATCGATCAAAAATAGCTGTGTGTTGATCGGCTGGGATGCCGCGCCCTTGGTCGGCCACGGCAAAGAGGATAGTCTGGGGGGAGTGCCATTGGGCCCGTAACCAAATGTGGCTGTGGGGGGGAGAAAACTTGATGGCATTACTGAGCAAATTCACCAGGGTTTGAACGATGGCGTCGGGGGCCGCCCAAACAGTGGCCTGGATGACATCGCAGTGGAGGATAACCTTGGCTCCCAGGGCAAGGGCCTCCACGCCTTCAATGGCAGGCTGCACCAGGTGGGTAATGTCGCAGCGCTCCTGCACCAGCTTAGCTTTGCCGGAGGCTAGCCGCTCTAGGTCGAGGATGTCGTTGACCAAGCGAATCAGGCGGTCGGTATTGACCAGCGACACATCAAGCATGTGTTGGGCCTTATCAGGGCGACGCTGGAGGACACCGGAATCGAGAATACCCAGGGCTCCGCGAATGGCGGTGAGGGGGGTACGGAGTTCGTGGCTCACCATGGCAATGAACTCGTCCTTGAGGCGGTCAATTTTGTGCCGTTCGCTCATGTCTCGGACGACAACTAACACCTCATCGTCCGTCACCGGAACAATGCGGGCCTCTTCCCAGTAGGTTTGGCCATCCACCATAATCTCGTACTCCTGGCGCTGGATGGTGCCTGTGGCGAGAGCCACCTGAATGGCGTGCTGGCGTTCAGCGGCCACAACAGGGGGCAGGCTATCGTGCAGGGGCTGGCGGCGGGCCATCGTGGCATCGTCCGCCCAGTGAGCGACATCTAGATTGTAGATTTCGCGGGGAATCCCATCTCTACCGAGGCGCATCAGGAGGTCGGGGATGGCATTAATGAGCGCCTGTTTGGTGGCGTTACCCTGGGCAATGGAGGCGGTTTGTTCTGCCACTTGCTGCTCCAGTTCTCGCTCATAGTTGACCCGCAGGGCCTCCGCTTGCCGCCGCTCGGTAATGTCTTGGAAGGCGGCAATGCAGTAGCGCACCTGCCCATGGTCATCAAAGACGGGAATACTATGCACTTCAACGGGAATGCGTCGCTCCGGGCCAGCTATTTCGAGATCGTCGGCATAGGCGGCTTTTCCCCGCAGCCCTTGGGTAATGGGGAGATCCTCCACCGGATAGAGCGTCTCGGTGCCCGCTCGGTAGAGGCCGTAATCCTTGGATAACTCCGCGAGTTGGCTCGGCAAAATTCCCGCTGTCAGCAGTTTTTGGCCTTGGTAGTTGAGAAAGAGGATTTGGCCATCGGGGCCATGGACGCTAATGGCCACGGGCACCCCATCCAGGAAAATAGCGAGGGTGTCTTCGCGGTGGCGCAGGGTTTGCAGCGAGTTCACCAACTGCCTCACCATTTCGTCAAACCGCTGGCGCAGGGCATCGACTTCCTTGATCTGGCTGGGCTGACCGGGGGGTAGGAAGGTGGCTTCCTGGGCAAAGGCTTCCGTGGCTCGCTGGAGGGCCAGGATGGGCTTGGTGATGGCCTCCGCCGTCCAAACACCGAGGCTAACGGAACCGATCAGGGCCAAGCCACAAAACAGCAGCGTCCGGGTGAGGTTGGTGTGGATGGTGGCCATAAACTCTCGGCTGGGCATGGCCGTCACGATCAGCCAGTCGAGTTCCTCATCTAGGGGGCTGGCGTAGAGCAAATAGGGCCGCGTCTCAAACCAAAGGGTGGCCAAGGTGGGCGCTTTAATGTTGCTCAGGCGACTGTGATTATGGATCAGCCGCTCCACGGTGGCCCTCGTCAGGGCGTGGCTGCTGTCGTGCCAGGGCCGCAGACGATAGGGCGTTGAAGCTGGGGAGATCCCAGCCTCCCCGGCGAGCAGCAGGGTCGCTTCTCCAGCGGAGGTAGCCACCAGATCGCCATTCGTTTTGATCAAGATTATCTGCCCCTCGCGCTGATCCATCACCTGTTGCAATGTCTGGGTGAGATCTGGCAGTAAGACGCCAATGCTGGTGGTGCCTCGCAGTTCTCCCCGCTGGTCGTAGACGGGCTGAATGCGGGCCATCGCCAGGAGCGGCGCATCGGAGTGTAGGGCCACCCTGAGTTGCCAAAACCCCCGGGTGGTGTTCCCAACCCTGCGATACCAAGATCCTTCTGCCCCCTCTAAATCAAGGTGATAGGCCGGGGGAGAACTCCCAGGGCGGATAGCGGTATCCCCAGCATCGTGCACGCGCCGATGGGCTGGGGTGGAGGGCTGCCGGAGGAGGCGGGCATCGCCGTTGGGCTGTCGTGACACCTCCAGAACGCTGCCAACGGGGGTCGTCATCGAGAGTTCAGTAATCTCCGAAAACCCCTGGATTTGCTGGAGGAAGTGATCCTCTAGGGAAGGGAGGACGGCGGCCTGGGGGGTGGCCGTGATCACTTGGGCATTCACGCGGGCTAGGGTGCGCGGAACTTGCAGATAGGCATCAAGACTAGCTGCCACCCGCTGATCCATCTCCCCCAGCAGTTGCAGCGCCATATCCTGCAACGCCCGCTGGCCGCTGCGGTAGGACAGATAGCCCACCAGCCCCGTCAGGCTAAATACCTGGAGCACAAAGGGAACAATCAATAGGGTGCGTAACGAAACCGCCATGGGGCCTCAACCAAAGGTGGGTGGCTGCGATGGATAAGCGCGATGGATGATCGATCTAGACGGAGGAGTCAATCGCCCTGCCCCCGCAGCCCAGCCTGGCGGGTAGGCTAAACGTGGCAAAAGAGCGCGTTTGCGATCTTCTAAGCCTAGCGCGACACGGGATAGAGAGACAGGGTATTGCCTCCTCTCGCCTGGGCCTCTCCCAGGGCCTGTTCGGCGGCTACGATCAGGTGCCTAGGCTCTAGGGTAGCGCAGGGAACCGCTCCCCCAATGCCCAGGCTCAGGGTCATGGAGGGCCGATGTTGGATGGCCTGGGGAAGGTGCAGATGATCGATGGCCTGCTGAATTCGGGTGGCCACCCGCAAGGCCCCATCGAGATTGGTGTTAGGCAGCAGGATGTTAAATTGGGCCTCGCCGGAACGCGCCACTAGGTCAATGTTGGGATTGACTGTATGATGCAGGGTGCGAGCCACCCGACGCAGCACCCCATCGCTGGCCCCTGCCCCGTAGGTCTGCTGGTAGGCCGCGAAATCGTCTAGGGCACAAAGCAGCAGGGCCAGGGGGGCCTGATCCTGAACGTGGCGATCCCACTGCTGCTGGAGAAATCGCTCGAAATGGCCTATGGTAGCTACCTGGGTGAGGGGGTCGTGATCAGACTGATCCCATTGCAGCGACCGTTGCTGCCGCATCTGATCTAACTGCTGGCGCAGGCGAGATCGCTCTACCCGGCTCAGCACCCGCGTGACCAGTTCTGGCCCCACAATGGGTTTGCCTATGAGGTCATCGCCACCAGCCTCAAACACCTGCGTCACCGTTACGGTATCGGAGCGGGTGGCCAGCATGAGGGTGGGCAAATTGCCGTAGGTAGGGTCTTGGCGCACCACCTGGCACAGGTCAAAGCCGCTGAAGGTAGGAGTATCCAGGGCTAACATCAGCAAATCTGGCTGCACCTGCCGTAGTTGCTCCCAAAACTGGCGAGGGTCACTGAGGCCCACCACCTGTAAGCCCCAGGGAGACAGCAAATCCTGAATCGTGGCTAGGGTTGCGGTATCGTCATCCACCACCAGCACCCGTGATTCTGGCAAACGACCACAGGGCAAAACCTGTTCCAGGGCCTCAACCACTTGGCAGGGGCTGATCGGGGCTACCAAATAGCGATTTCCCTGAAGCCGAGCCACCTGCACCCGTTCTTCCAGGCTGTCTTGGGAGGTAATCACCAAAACAGGCAGGTGGGGATACTGGTCGCGGATAGCTCGCAGGGGGGCCAGCTTAGTGGTGGGGGGCGCAGCGGGATCAAGGCCCAGTAGCACCGCTCCCACCTGGGGGTTGAGGGGAGTTGAGGCCACCTCAGGCAGGTTTGCCCAGACCTCCACCGGGTAGCCCTGCTGGGAGAAATATCGCTGGAACTGGGAGCTTAGGGTCGTTTCTAAGTTGATCAGCAGCAAATTACATCGCTGGACAGGTAGGTTTGGCCTGCCTTGATGGGGGTTTACCTCAACCGAAACCATGGGTGGCAGCAGGTTGTTCGTGGCGGTAACGGTCTGCTTTAGGCGCTGAAAAACCTCGACTATCTGAGCGTTCTGATCAGGGCTTAGGGGGTCGGGCTGGCCCAGGAGTGCTTCTAGGGATCGGGCCTGGGCCGATCCCTCGGGATCGCCAAAGGTGCCTAATCCTCCGGCCAATCGGTGGGCCTCTGCCACAGCTTGGCGGCGGTCAGCGTCGGTGAGTCCCGTCGTTAGGAGGCGTTCCAGGGCATCCTCTAGGTGAGCCAGACGCCCTGGCAGCGACGACTGAAACTGCTGGGTGATGGTTGCGATTTTAGCGGCCACCGAGGAAGGCGGCACCGCTGTGGGGGTAGGCCCAAAGGCGGCCTCCGCCTCCCTCAGCGAGCTTGGAGACCTATCCCCTGACTCAGCCTTGCCGTCGCTGGGTGGGGCAAGTTCCGTGGGT contains:
- a CDS encoding class I SAM-dependent RNA methyltransferase, which produces MSQYFATVARGLEALAAAELASLGAQAVEEGFCGVAFQGDLGLLYRANLWSRLAFRVLVRLGDGPCVDAEDLYQGIQKIDWRPYLPPDRTLAVDVSGQHRRLNHSHFTALQVKNAIVDQQREHWGERSSVDAHQPDVRVNVHLERDRYTVSLDSSGHSLHRRGYRAAVGAAPLKETLAAALVQWTGWTGDVPLIDPLCGSGTLPLEASLAALGIAPGLFRESFGFQTWPDFDADLWDDLCQEADASHGGELKPLIWGCDRDESVIQQAQGNAERCGLADQIEFFVQELEDLAAPADQGYLLCNPPYGERLGQDEDLAAFYRLLGDVLKQRFKGWTAFVLSGNKELARTIGLKSAQRWAVHNGSIPCQWMKYELY
- the infC gene encoding translation initiation factor IF-3, which encodes MEERLISKTQLVNRQIRSPQVLLIDHENQNQGLVDTRDALKLAEEQGLDLVVVSNGKDAPVAKILDYGKLQYQQSKRQKQSSKPSLKEVKLRPNVGESDYQLRIKRTVEWLSKGDSVKFIVRLRGREHQHRDRAGELLDRIVQDIGDAGKVQALDKRALVLMITPA
- a CDS encoding response regulator, translating into MAKHILVIDDEADIRDVVCLSLEEFGGWHTAGAHSGHAGLELAQQYPWDAIVLDVSMPDLDGVTVVENLRANPATSHIPVILLTARVLPSDQARFGQLGVAGVIAKPFDPLQVWQQVATIAGWDT
- a CDS encoding ATP-binding protein — translated: MAVSLRTLLIVPFVLQVFSLTGLVGYLSYRSGQRALQDMALQLLGEMDQRVAASLDAYLQVPRTLARVNAQVITATPQAAVLPSLEDHFLQQIQGFSEITELSMTTPVGSVLEVSRQPNGDARLLRQPSTPAHRRVHDAGDTAIRPGSSPPAYHLDLEGAEGSWYRRVGNTTRGFWQLRVALHSDAPLLAMARIQPVYDQRGELRGTTSIGVLLPDLTQTLQQVMDQREGQIILIKTNGDLVATSAGEATLLLAGEAGISPASTPYRLRPWHDSSHALTRATVERLIHNHSRLSNIKAPTLATLWFETRPYLLYASPLDEELDWLIVTAMPSREFMATIHTNLTRTLLFCGLALIGSVSLGVWTAEAITKPILALQRATEAFAQEATFLPPGQPSQIKEVDALRQRFDEMVRQLVNSLQTLRHREDTLAIFLDGVPVAISVHGPDGQILFLNYQGQKLLTAGILPSQLAELSKDYGLYRAGTETLYPVEDLPITQGLRGKAAYADDLEIAGPERRIPVEVHSIPVFDDHGQVRYCIAAFQDITERRQAEALRVNYERELEQQVAEQTASIAQGNATKQALINAIPDLLMRLGRDGIPREIYNLDVAHWADDATMARRQPLHDSLPPVVAAERQHAIQVALATGTIQRQEYEIMVDGQTYWEEARIVPVTDDEVLVVVRDMSERHKIDRLKDEFIAMVSHELRTPLTAIRGALGILDSGVLQRRPDKAQHMLDVSLVNTDRLIRLVNDILDLERLASGKAKLVQERCDITHLVQPAIEGVEALALGAKVILHCDVIQATVWAAPDAIVQTLVNLLSNAIKFSPPHSHIWLRAQWHSPQTILFAVADQGRGIPADQHTAIFDRFHQIDVSDSRRRGGTGLGLAICKNIITQHGGDIWVESTVGSGSTFYFTLPIPPHG
- a CDS encoding response regulator, coding for MKILLVEDDPATRQLLALHLTAARYTVEQATDGRVALDLASQWNYDLILLDLNLPHLDGLSLCRQLRQIGSTTPILILTAQTGDEHVITGLDAGADDYVTKPFDIPSVLARVRALLRRGAVATEIPSLTWGPIQLEPALAQVTYRGHIIPLTPKEYSLLELFLRHPQRIFSRSNILDHLWTLDDSPTEGAVTNLVKDLRNRLKRSGIAETVIQTVYGLGYRLGEPTEPTELAPPSDGKAESGDRSPSSLREAEAAFGPTPTAVPPSSVAAKIATITQQFQSSLPGRLAHLEDALERLLTTGLTDADRRQAVAEAHRLAGGLGTFGDPEGSAQARSLEALLGQPDPLSPDQNAQIVEVFQRLKQTVTATNNLLPPMVSVEVNPHQGRPNLPVQRCNLLLINLETTLSSQFQRYFSQQGYPVEVWANLPEVASTPLNPQVGAVLLGLDPAAPPTTKLAPLRAIRDQYPHLPVLVITSQDSLEERVQVARLQGNRYLVAPISPCQVVEALEQVLPCGRLPESRVLVVDDDTATLATIQDLLSPWGLQVVGLSDPRQFWEQLRQVQPDLLMLALDTPTFSGFDLCQVVRQDPTYGNLPTLMLATRSDTVTVTQVFEAGGDDLIGKPIVGPELVTRVLSRVERSRLRQQLDQMRQQRSLQWDQSDHDPLTQVATIGHFERFLQQQWDRHVQDQAPLALLLCALDDFAAYQQTYGAGASDGVLRRVARTLHHTVNPNIDLVARSGEAQFNILLPNTNLDGALRVATRIQQAIDHLHLPQAIQHRPSMTLSLGIGGAVPCATLEPRHLIVAAEQALGEAQARGGNTLSLYPVSR